Proteins from one Deinococcus actinosclerus genomic window:
- a CDS encoding acyl-CoA-binding protein, whose product MTTPFEQAQQDVQTLSRKPGNNTLLKLYALYKQGSAGDVSGKRPGGFDFVGGAKYDAWEALRGKTQDEAQAEYVALVQTLKAQD is encoded by the coding sequence ATGACCACTCCCTTTGAGCAGGCCCAGCAGGACGTGCAGACCCTCAGCCGCAAACCCGGCAACAACACCCTCCTGAAGCTGTACGCGCTGTACAAGCAGGGCAGCGCCGGTGACGTCAGTGGCAAGCGCCCCGGCGGCTTCGACTTCGTGGGCGGCGCTAAGTACGACGCCTGGGAAGCCCTGAGAGGCAAGACCCAGGACGAGGCCCAGGCGGAGTACGTGGCGCTGGTGCAGACCCTCAAAGCGCAGGACTGA
- a CDS encoding ImmA/IrrE family metallo-endopeptidase, with translation MRDLAAGYGAGLPGLDTHSLMAGLDGVQLTFMPMGDRDGAYDPEHQVILINSKVRPERQRFTLAHEISHALLLGDDDLLSDLHDEFEGDRLEQVIETLCNVGAAALLMPRSLIEEMLSRFGPTGRALGELARRADVSASTALYTLAEHTAAPVLYAVCAVTRQGDDDEEGGGKALTVRVSSAAPGVKYSLRVGTPIPDDHPAAVALDTRLPIAADSFIPFRSGRKMPAHVDAFPDRHRVMVSFGLREKGRDES, from the coding sequence ATGCGCGACCTGGCCGCCGGGTACGGCGCGGGGCTGCCCGGCCTGGACACGCACAGCCTGATGGCTGGCCTGGACGGCGTGCAGCTGACGTTCATGCCGATGGGGGACCGCGACGGTGCGTACGATCCGGAACATCAGGTCATCCTCATCAACAGCAAGGTCCGGCCCGAACGGCAGCGCTTCACGCTGGCGCACGAGATCAGCCACGCGCTGCTGCTCGGCGACGACGACCTCCTGAGTGACCTGCACGACGAATTCGAGGGTGACCGGCTGGAGCAGGTGATCGAGACGCTGTGCAACGTCGGCGCGGCCGCACTGCTGATGCCCCGCTCCCTGATCGAGGAGATGCTGTCGCGGTTCGGGCCGACCGGGCGGGCGCTGGGTGAACTGGCCCGCCGCGCGGACGTGAGCGCCAGCACCGCGCTGTACACCCTGGCCGAACACACGGCCGCGCCCGTGCTGTACGCCGTGTGCGCCGTGACCCGCCAGGGCGACGACGACGAGGAGGGCGGCGGGAAAGCCCTGACCGTCCGCGTGAGCAGCGCCGCGCCCGGCGTGAAGTACAGCCTGCGCGTGGGCACGCCCATCCCGGACGACCACCCGGCGGCGGTGGCGCTCGATACCCGGCTGCCCATCGCCGCGGACAGTTTCATCCCGTTTCGCTCGGGCCGCAAGATGCCCGCCCACGTGGACGCCTTCCCGGACCGGCACCGCGTGATGGTCAGCTTCGGCCTGCGCGAGAAGGGTCGGGACGAGTCTTGA
- the folP gene encoding dihydropteroate synthase, producing MTHALTFRRPVPGAVRGENGWTLRWEGAAVMGILNVTPDSFSDGGRHAALDAALAAARAMRDAGVLFVDIGGESTRPGAAPVPAHEELDRVLPVIRALSGEGTVLSVDTMKPEVAAAALAAGAHLINDVTGLRDPEMRAACADAGAPACVMHMQGEPRTMQRDPHYADVAREVHGYLHAQAREALAAGVPDVILDPGIGFGKTLEHNLTLLRALPDLTGGPHPVLIGASRKRLIDFIAGVPDAADRDPGTLALHLHAARCGAAIVRAHAAAAHVQALRVQTALNRA from the coding sequence TTGACGCACGCGCTGACCTTCCGCCGCCCGGTGCCCGGCGCGGTCCGCGGCGAGAACGGCTGGACCCTGCGCTGGGAGGGCGCGGCCGTGATGGGCATCCTGAACGTCACGCCGGACAGTTTCAGCGACGGTGGACGGCACGCGGCCCTGGACGCCGCCCTGGCGGCCGCGCGCGCCATGCGGGACGCGGGGGTGCTGTTCGTGGACATCGGCGGGGAGAGCACCCGCCCCGGCGCGGCCCCGGTCCCCGCCCACGAGGAACTCGACCGGGTGCTGCCCGTCATCCGCGCCCTGAGCGGCGAGGGGACCGTCCTCAGCGTGGACACCATGAAACCCGAGGTGGCCGCCGCCGCCCTGGCCGCCGGAGCGCACCTGATCAACGACGTGACCGGCCTGCGCGACCCGGAGATGCGCGCCGCCTGCGCCGACGCTGGCGCGCCCGCCTGCGTGATGCACATGCAGGGCGAGCCGCGCACCATGCAGCGCGACCCGCACTACGCCGACGTGGCGCGCGAGGTGCACGGGTACCTGCACGCCCAGGCGCGCGAGGCCCTGGCCGCCGGGGTGCCGGACGTGATCCTCGACCCGGGGATCGGGTTCGGGAAGACGCTGGAGCACAACCTCACGCTGCTGCGGGCCCTGCCGGACCTGACGGGCGGGCCTCACCCGGTCCTGATCGGCGCGAGCCGCAAACGCCTGATCGACTTCATCGCCGGTGTCCCCGACGCGGCCGACCGAGACCCGGGCACGCTGGCCCTGCACCTGCACGCGGCCCGCTGCGGGGCCGCCATCGTGCGCGCCCACGCCGCCGCCGCACACGTGCAGGCGCTGCGGGTGCAGACGGCACTGAACCGGGCCTGA
- the folB gene encoding dihydroneopterin aldolase gives MTTPTPPHSRVVLQGLEFHARHGVFDTEAVLGARFVVDAELHYPFSGLKDDLDEAVNYAAVYAAIQEEVTVPRHQLIEVLAGHVARRILRDQPRVTHVTVRVHKPFAPLPGVFRDVYAELTLGRADL, from the coding sequence ATGACGACCCCCACCCCCCCGCACAGCCGCGTCGTCCTGCAGGGCCTGGAATTCCACGCCCGCCACGGCGTGTTCGACACCGAGGCCGTCCTGGGCGCGCGCTTCGTGGTGGACGCCGAACTGCACTACCCCTTCTCTGGCCTGAAAGACGATCTGGACGAGGCCGTGAACTACGCGGCCGTGTACGCGGCCATCCAGGAGGAGGTCACGGTGCCCCGCCACCAGCTCATCGAGGTGCTGGCAGGGCACGTGGCGCGGCGCATCCTGCGCGACCAGCCCAGGGTGACCCACGTCACCGTGCGCGTGCACAAACCCTTCGCGCCGCTGCCCGGCGTGTTCCGCGACGTGTACGCCGAACTGACCCTGGGACGGGCCGACCTGTGA
- the folK gene encoding 2-amino-4-hydroxy-6-hydroxymethyldihydropteridine diphosphokinase, protein MSAPLTAAFIALGANLGDPLTTLRWAVTELRSLGQVKALSRLYRTVPVGGPAGQPEYLNAATCLHTPLSAPDLLAGLHDIEARAGRTRTERWEARTLDLDLILYGQLTSDAPELLLPHPRAWDRAFVLAPLSDLHPHLMHPTTGETVSAALARTDRQGVEAHFDDWYNDWH, encoded by the coding sequence GTGAGCGCCCCGCTGACCGCCGCGTTCATCGCGCTGGGCGCCAACCTGGGCGACCCCTTGACCACCCTGCGCTGGGCCGTGACCGAACTGCGCAGCCTGGGTCAGGTGAAGGCCCTGTCACGCCTGTACCGCACCGTGCCCGTCGGCGGGCCGGCCGGACAGCCCGAGTACCTGAACGCCGCCACCTGCCTGCACACCCCCCTGAGCGCCCCGGACCTGCTGGCGGGGCTGCACGACATCGAGGCCCGCGCCGGGCGCACCCGCACCGAACGCTGGGAGGCGCGCACCCTCGACCTCGACCTGATCCTGTACGGCCAGCTCACCAGCGACGCGCCGGAGCTGCTGCTGCCCCACCCGCGCGCGTGGGACCGGGCGTTCGTGCTGGCCCCCCTGAGCGACCTGCACCCGCACCTGATGCACCCCACGACCGGCGAGACGGTCAGCGCCGCCCTGGCCCGCACCGACCGCCAGGGCGTGGAGGCCCACTTCGACGACTGGTACAACGACTGGCACTGA
- a CDS encoding YraN family protein yields MKGAQAEDRAAAFLTGLGRVVLARNYRIPGGEIDVISREPGGTLVFTEVRQRRSARFGSAAESVTPRKLALMQRAALTYLTRELGRDDLPCRLEVLTIDGSAGGGTLSLHAVE; encoded by the coding sequence GTGAAGGGCGCGCAGGCCGAGGACCGCGCCGCCGCGTTCCTGACCGGCCTGGGGCGGGTGGTCCTGGCCCGCAACTACCGGATTCCCGGCGGGGAGATCGACGTGATCTCACGCGAGCCGGGCGGGACGCTGGTGTTCACGGAGGTCCGCCAGCGCCGCTCGGCGCGCTTCGGCAGCGCGGCGGAATCCGTCACGCCGCGCAAGCTGGCGCTGATGCAGCGCGCCGCGCTGACCTACCTGACGCGCGAACTGGGCCGCGACGACCTGCCGTGCCGCCTGGAGGTGCTGACCATCGACGGCAGCGCCGGGGGTGGCACGCTGAGCCTGCACGCGGTCGAGTGA
- a CDS encoding HAD family hydrolase — protein MDGVLTANNAFHRQAWQEVALEVLGLKLSEDDLDHKVDGGRNPEIIERLTGAYPDEALAARFHEAKEGRYRSLAEGALREVVGLSAYLDALDGRGIPFSLVTSADAVNVAFGMDQLGFGPRFATRVLGEDVTRGKPHPEPFLLGAQRLGLNAADCLAHEDAVNGVRSAAGAGCRVVALTTTAPESALLAAGAALAVPDFTGWAAWLA, from the coding sequence ATGGACGGCGTCCTGACCGCCAACAACGCCTTTCACCGGCAGGCGTGGCAGGAGGTGGCGCTGGAGGTGCTGGGCCTGAAGCTCTCTGAGGACGACCTGGATCACAAGGTGGACGGGGGCCGCAACCCGGAGATCATCGAGCGCCTGACCGGCGCGTACCCGGACGAGGCGCTGGCTGCCCGCTTTCACGAGGCGAAGGAGGGCCGCTACCGCTCTCTGGCGGAGGGCGCGCTGCGCGAGGTGGTGGGCCTGAGCGCCTACCTGGACGCGCTCGACGGGCGCGGGATTCCCTTCTCGCTGGTCACGAGCGCCGACGCGGTGAACGTGGCGTTCGGGATGGACCAGCTGGGCTTCGGGCCGCGCTTCGCGACGCGGGTGCTGGGCGAGGACGTCACGCGCGGCAAACCTCACCCGGAGCCATTCCTGCTGGGTGCGCAGCGGCTGGGCCTGAATGCCGCCGACTGCCTCGCGCACGAGGACGCCGTGAACGGCGTGCGCAGCGCGGCCGGCGCGGGCTGCCGGGTGGTGGCCCTGACGACCACCGCGCCGGAGTCGGCGCTGCTGGCGGCGGGCGCGGCGCTGGCCGTCCCGGACTTCACGGGCTGGGCGGCGTGGCTGGCCTGA
- a CDS encoding putative dsRNA-binding protein, translated as MNAKGDLIARALSLGLGAPEFEVSSDGPPHQRTFHVTVRIGGEALGEGGSGRSRKDAERAAADSALRVLDGEPMADTEEVLDEAPTGRWPIYAGVLEAALETATEFAEEDATLDDVRRDAGRLYRELLLDLGHGPDPL; from the coding sequence ATGAACGCGAAAGGTGACCTGATCGCGCGCGCCCTGAGCCTGGGCCTGGGCGCGCCGGAATTCGAGGTGTCGTCCGACGGTCCGCCCCACCAGCGGACGTTCCACGTGACGGTGCGGATCGGCGGGGAGGCGCTGGGCGAGGGCGGCTCGGGCCGCAGCCGCAAGGACGCCGAGCGGGCGGCGGCGGATTCGGCGCTGCGCGTGCTGGACGGCGAACCGATGGCGGACACCGAGGAGGTGCTCGACGAGGCGCCCACTGGTCGCTGGCCGATCTACGCCGGGGTGCTGGAGGCCGCGCTGGAGACCGCCACGGAGTTCGCCGAGGAGGACGCCACGCTGGACGACGTGCGCCGCGACGCGGGCCGCCTGTACCGCGAGTTGCTGCTTGATCTCGGGCACGGGCCAGACCCGCTGTGA
- a CDS encoding uracil-xanthine permease family protein, which produces MTLNPTRPSARQIVLGLQHSIAMFGATVLVPILVGLSPSVALFGAGVATLLFHLLTRGQVPIFLGSSFAFIAPTALVVKEFGPAAAGGGLIAAGAMYLLFSGLVKLLGVGRLLRVFPPVVTGPVIIVIGLGLSSVAVNQAKTNWWLALVTLAAAVIASIYGKGLFRMIPILVGVVTGYVVSLLTGQVTQDGLNAIAAAPLLGLPDFHAPTLDWRAVAIIAPVAVVTFIEHVGDVIVNGRVVGKNFLEKPGLSRTLLADGLANMSSAALGGPAATTYAENTGVLALTRVYDPRVLQIGAVFAILFGCSPKLAAVLKSLPQGVLGGVSILLFGMIASVGIRTLSEARIDFAHSRNLIIVSLILVLGLGGAAFPISVAGTSLELHGMALAALVGIVANLILPAQTPETDEPERTLH; this is translated from the coding sequence GTGACCCTGAACCCCACCCGCCCCAGCGCCCGCCAGATCGTGCTGGGCCTGCAACACTCGATCGCCATGTTCGGCGCGACCGTCCTGGTCCCCATCCTGGTCGGCCTGTCCCCCAGCGTCGCGCTGTTCGGCGCGGGCGTCGCCACGCTGCTGTTCCACCTGCTCACGCGCGGACAGGTCCCGATCTTCCTGGGCAGTTCCTTCGCGTTCATCGCGCCCACCGCGCTGGTCGTCAAGGAATTCGGCCCTGCCGCCGCCGGGGGCGGCCTGATCGCCGCCGGGGCCATGTACCTGCTGTTCAGCGGCCTCGTGAAACTCCTCGGCGTAGGTCGCCTGCTGCGGGTGTTCCCGCCCGTCGTGACCGGCCCCGTCATCATCGTGATCGGCCTGGGCCTCAGCAGCGTCGCCGTGAACCAGGCCAAGACGAACTGGTGGCTGGCCCTCGTCACGCTGGCCGCCGCCGTCATCGCCAGCATCTACGGGAAGGGCCTGTTCCGCATGATCCCCATCCTGGTCGGCGTCGTCACCGGGTACGTCGTGTCCCTGCTGACCGGGCAGGTGACCCAGGACGGCCTGAACGCCATCGCCGCCGCGCCCCTGCTGGGCCTCCCGGATTTCCACGCGCCCACCCTGGACTGGCGGGCCGTGGCGATCATCGCGCCCGTCGCGGTCGTCACGTTCATCGAACACGTCGGGGACGTCATCGTGAATGGCCGCGTCGTCGGGAAGAACTTCCTCGAGAAGCCCGGCCTGAGCCGCACCCTCCTCGCCGACGGCCTGGCGAACATGAGCAGCGCCGCGCTCGGCGGACCCGCCGCCACCACCTACGCCGAGAACACCGGGGTCCTCGCCCTCACCCGCGTGTACGACCCGCGCGTCCTCCAGATCGGCGCCGTGTTCGCCATCCTGTTCGGCTGCTCCCCGAAACTCGCCGCGGTGCTCAAGAGCCTCCCGCAGGGCGTGCTGGGCGGCGTGAGCATCCTGCTGTTCGGCATGATCGCCTCGGTCGGCATCCGCACCCTGAGTGAGGCGCGGATCGACTTCGCGCACAGCCGCAACCTCATCATCGTGTCCCTGATCCTCGTGCTGGGCCTGGGCGGCGCCGCGTTCCCCATCAGCGTCGCGGGTACCAGCCTCGAACTGCACGGCATGGCCCTCGCCGCGCTCGTCGGCATCGTCGCGAACCTGATCCTGCCCGCGCAGACACCCGAGACGGACGAACCCGAACGCACCCTGCACTAA
- a CDS encoding DpnI domain-containing protein, translating into MQLNDQLVTEYRSESQRARVMTEHWVGSHIPCPRCQGTLTPLSNNARGADFSCVGCTQRFQLKSYRGKSKSKLIGAEYRTTLKTHLSEDAPDLLVLRFQRDLTVNEVIHYRKDHISEHHILPRKPLGPNARRAGWQGCMLDLSSIPGTMIFPLIH; encoded by the coding sequence ATGCAGCTCAATGATCAGCTTGTTACGGAGTACAGGAGTGAAAGTCAGCGCGCACGCGTCATGACAGAGCACTGGGTTGGCTCCCACATCCCCTGTCCCAGATGTCAGGGCACCCTAACGCCACTGTCCAACAACGCTCGAGGAGCCGATTTCAGCTGTGTTGGCTGTACGCAGCGATTTCAACTCAAGTCCTACCGGGGGAAGTCGAAGAGCAAGCTGATCGGGGCGGAATACAGGACCACACTCAAGACGCATCTCTCAGAGGACGCGCCCGACCTTCTGGTGTTGAGATTTCAGCGTGATCTGACGGTCAATGAGGTTATTCACTATAGGAAAGATCACATCAGCGAACACCACATCCTGCCGCGTAAACCTCTTGGGCCGAATGCCAGACGTGCAGGCTGGCAGGGCTGCATGTTGGATCTCAGCAGCATTCCTGGCACCATGATCTTTCCTCTAATCCACTAA
- the uvrB gene encoding excinuclease ABC subunit UvrB has product MLKVTSAFQPSGDQPTAIRSLVDGLDSGLRFQTLLGATGTGKTYSMAKVIEETQRPALIMAPNKILTAQLASEFREFFPDAAVEFFISYYDYYQPEAYVPGKDLFIEKDASINQEIERLRHSTTRSLLTRRDTIVVASVSCIYGLGDPKEYTALNAVLKKGGQMPRDELLGRLVNMQYERNDIELMPGRFAVKGEVVTVWPAYDEQPLRIELWGDDVERISVVHPLTGDRLADLDATVVYPAKHYVSSAGNIERAIVTIQQELDERLEYFRSTGKLLEAQRLKERTLYDLEMLKVLGYCSGIENYSRHIDGRAAGHTPYTMLDYFPDDFVTFIDESHVTVPQIGGMANGDRARKQTLVDYGFRLPSAMDNRPLNFDEFMSKTGQLVFVSATPGPFERENSDAVADQIIRPTGLIDPPVGIRPIQGQIEDLLGRVRERSAKGERTLVTTLTKRMSEDLTEYLLEKGVKARYMHSDIDSVERQVIIRDLRLGHYDVLVGINLLREGLDLPEVSLVAILDADKPGFLRSERALIQTIGRAARNVNGEVILYADTVTPAMQFAIDETQRRREKQMAYNETHGITPTTVIKGVRDVIRGEEQPDEISSATVGDDRDALSAQLTDLELDMWQASEDLDFERAASLRDQIRAIEAKLQGKEFQQATVPGQKVRRKGRR; this is encoded by the coding sequence ATGCTCAAGGTCACGTCCGCGTTCCAGCCCTCCGGGGATCAACCCACCGCCATCCGCTCCCTGGTGGACGGCCTGGATTCCGGCCTGCGCTTCCAGACGCTGCTCGGCGCGACCGGCACCGGCAAGACGTATTCCATGGCGAAGGTCATCGAGGAGACCCAGCGCCCGGCGCTGATCATGGCGCCCAACAAGATCCTGACGGCGCAGCTGGCATCCGAGTTCCGGGAGTTCTTCCCGGACGCGGCGGTGGAGTTCTTCATCAGCTACTACGACTACTACCAGCCCGAGGCGTACGTGCCCGGGAAGGACCTGTTCATCGAGAAGGACGCCAGCATCAATCAGGAGATCGAGCGGCTGCGGCACTCCACGACGCGCAGCCTGCTGACGCGGCGGGACACGATCGTGGTCGCCAGCGTCAGCTGCATCTACGGCCTGGGCGACCCGAAGGAGTACACGGCGCTGAACGCGGTCCTGAAGAAGGGCGGGCAGATGCCGCGTGACGAGCTGCTGGGGCGGCTGGTGAACATGCAGTACGAGCGCAACGACATTGAGCTCATGCCGGGCCGCTTCGCGGTGAAGGGCGAGGTGGTCACGGTGTGGCCCGCGTACGACGAGCAGCCGCTGCGGATTGAGCTGTGGGGCGACGACGTGGAGCGCATCAGCGTGGTGCACCCGCTGACCGGGGACCGGCTGGCGGATCTGGACGCGACCGTGGTGTACCCCGCCAAGCATTACGTCTCCAGCGCGGGGAACATCGAGCGGGCCATCGTGACCATCCAGCAGGAACTCGACGAGCGACTGGAGTACTTCAGGTCGACCGGGAAACTGCTGGAAGCGCAGCGCCTGAAGGAACGCACCCTGTACGACCTGGAGATGCTGAAGGTGCTGGGGTACTGCTCGGGCATCGAGAACTACTCGAGGCACATCGACGGGCGCGCGGCGGGGCACACGCCGTACACCATGCTGGATTACTTCCCGGACGACTTCGTGACGTTCATCGACGAGTCGCACGTGACGGTCCCGCAGATCGGCGGGATGGCGAACGGCGACCGCGCCAGAAAGCAGACGCTGGTGGACTACGGCTTCCGCCTGCCCAGCGCGATGGACAACCGCCCGCTCAACTTCGACGAGTTCATGAGCAAGACCGGGCAGCTCGTGTTCGTCTCCGCCACGCCCGGCCCCTTTGAACGGGAGAACAGCGACGCGGTGGCCGATCAGATCATCCGCCCGACCGGCCTGATCGACCCCCCCGTGGGCATCCGGCCCATCCAGGGACAGATCGAGGATCTGCTGGGCCGCGTCCGGGAACGCAGCGCGAAGGGCGAACGGACGCTCGTCACGACCCTCACGAAGCGGATGTCCGAGGACCTCACCGAGTACCTACTGGAGAAGGGCGTGAAGGCGCGCTACATGCACAGCGACATCGACTCCGTGGAGCGTCAGGTCATCATCCGTGACCTGCGGCTGGGCCACTACGACGTGCTGGTCGGCATCAACCTGCTGCGCGAGGGCCTCGACCTCCCGGAAGTCTCGCTGGTCGCCATCCTCGACGCGGACAAGCCCGGCTTCCTGCGCAGCGAGCGCGCGCTGATCCAGACCATCGGCCGCGCCGCCCGCAACGTGAACGGCGAGGTGATCCTGTACGCCGACACGGTCACGCCCGCCATGCAGTTCGCCATAGACGAGACGCAGCGGCGCCGCGAGAAACAGATGGCGTACAACGAGACCCACGGCATCACCCCCACCACCGTCATCAAGGGCGTGCGCGACGTCATCCGCGGCGAGGAGCAACCCGACGAGATCAGCTCCGCCACCGTCGGCGACGACCGCGACGCCCTCTCCGCGCAGCTCACCGATCTGGAACTCGACATGTGGCAGGCGTCCGAGGACCTGGACTTCGAACGCGCCGCCAGCCTGCGCGACCAGATCCGCGCCATCGAGGCCAAGTTGCAGGGCAAGGAATTCCAGCAGGCCACCGTGCCCGGGCAGAAAGTGCGCCGCAAGGGCCGCCGCTAG
- a CDS encoding polynucleotide kinase-phosphatase yields the protein MTQIPLPELALVALIGASSSGKTTFAARHFGAYEVLSSDHFRALVSGSEHTLDANEAAFSSLYHVAARRLERGLLTVVDATSVRAEDRRRLVELARAHDVLPVAIVLDLPRSVLDARHEARPDRPFSGAVIGRQQTDLRRSLRGLSREGFRHVWTLRSVDDVETAQVTRVPLYSNRRDLRGPFDFIGDVHGCLTELRDLLTDLGYALDGDQVTPPEGRTAVFVGDLVDRGPDSAGVLRLVMNMVASGAALCVPGNHEEKLKRALEGKQVQALHGLDGTLAQIGAAGPNFRQDVRRFLGSLISHLVLDDGRVVVAHAGLPERYQGRSSGRVRSFALYGDVDGSTDELGLPVRRDWAATYKGAAHVVYGHTPVGQARWVNRTIDLDTGCVFGGQLTALRYPEMELRSVPARAQYAVPARPLDAAPAPDPAAAAPFDLAEFLKPGRIETRSVGGVMLRAGERAAAVETFSRYGVDPRWCLYLPPTMSPVETSARPDYLEHPDEAFAYFRAQGAAQVVCEEKHMGSRALLVLTRDEAAARRFGAVGQGSVYTRTGRPFFRPEWEADVLTRAREAATRAGLWDTLDTDWLLLDAEILPWSLKAEELIRGQYAAVGAAGNAALPAAAAALQAAQARGVTVGEWLTRTQERAADLHRYRDAYRAYVRRVTGPQDVQIRPFHLLASQGRVHDDRDHLWHLTTLGLLADADPVLFGRTAHRVVTLGTPDEAQATAWWDTLTAAGGEGMVVKPLDFLPAGRRGQPAVKVRGREYLRIIYGPEYTRPEHLTRLKARALNAKRARATREFHLGLEGLHRFAEGAAGRVHECVLGVLALESDPIDVRL from the coding sequence ATGACCCAGATCCCCCTGCCTGAACTCGCCCTGGTCGCGCTGATCGGCGCGTCATCCTCCGGCAAAACGACTTTCGCTGCACGTCATTTCGGTGCTTACGAGGTGCTGAGCAGTGACCATTTCCGTGCGCTTGTCAGCGGCAGTGAACACACGCTGGACGCCAACGAGGCCGCGTTCAGCAGTCTCTATCACGTGGCGGCGCGGCGTCTGGAACGTGGTCTGCTGACGGTGGTGGACGCGACCTCTGTCCGCGCGGAGGATCGCCGCCGTCTCGTGGAACTCGCGCGCGCACATGACGTGCTGCCCGTGGCGATCGTGCTGGACCTGCCGCGCAGCGTGCTGGACGCCCGGCACGAGGCGCGCCCGGACCGGCCCTTCAGTGGCGCCGTGATCGGCCGTCAGCAGACCGATCTGCGCCGCAGCCTGCGCGGCCTGAGCCGCGAGGGGTTCCGGCACGTCTGGACCCTGCGGTCGGTGGATGACGTGGAGACTGCCCAGGTCACGCGCGTGCCGCTGTACTCGAACCGCCGTGACCTGCGCGGCCCGTTCGATTTCATCGGGGACGTACACGGCTGCCTGACCGAACTGCGCGACCTGCTCACCGATCTGGGCTACGCACTGGACGGAGATCAGGTCACGCCTCCGGAAGGCCGCACGGCCGTGTTCGTGGGCGATCTGGTGGACCGGGGACCGGACAGCGCGGGCGTCCTGCGACTGGTAATGAACATGGTCGCCAGCGGCGCGGCCCTGTGCGTGCCCGGCAACCACGAAGAAAAACTGAAGCGGGCGCTGGAGGGCAAGCAGGTGCAGGCCCTGCATGGCCTGGACGGCACCCTGGCGCAGATCGGGGCGGCAGGGCCCAACTTCCGTCAGGACGTCCGGCGGTTCCTGGGCAGCCTGATCAGTCACCTCGTGCTGGACGACGGACGGGTGGTCGTGGCGCACGCGGGTCTGCCCGAACGGTACCAGGGGCGCAGCAGTGGGCGGGTCCGCAGCTTCGCGCTGTACGGGGATGTGGACGGCAGCACCGACGAACTGGGCCTACCGGTCCGCCGCGACTGGGCCGCGACGTACAAGGGGGCCGCCCACGTGGTGTACGGCCACACGCCGGTCGGGCAGGCGCGGTGGGTCAACCGCACCATCGACCTGGACACCGGCTGCGTGTTCGGCGGTCAGCTGACCGCCCTGCGATACCCGGAGATGGAGCTCCGCAGCGTCCCGGCACGCGCCCAGTACGCCGTGCCTGCCCGGCCGCTGGATGCCGCGCCGGCGCCGGACCCGGCCGCCGCCGCGCCTTTCGATCTGGCCGAGTTCCTGAAGCCGGGGCGGATCGAAACCCGTTCGGTGGGTGGCGTGATGCTGCGGGCCGGCGAGCGCGCCGCGGCGGTCGAGACCTTCAGCCGGTACGGTGTGGACCCCCGCTGGTGCCTGTACCTGCCGCCCACCATGAGTCCGGTCGAGACGAGCGCCCGCCCGGACTATCTGGAGCATCCGGACGAGGCCTTCGCGTACTTCCGCGCGCAGGGCGCGGCGCAGGTCGTGTGCGAGGAAAAGCACATGGGCAGCCGGGCCCTACTGGTGCTCACGCGGGACGAGGCCGCCGCCCGCCGCTTCGGCGCAGTTGGGCAGGGCAGCGTCTACACCCGCACGGGCCGCCCGTTCTTCCGGCCAGAGTGGGAGGCGGACGTCCTGACCCGCGCCCGTGAGGCCGCCACCCGCGCGGGCCTGTGGGACACGCTGGACACCGACTGGCTGCTGCTGGACGCCGAGATCCTGCCCTGGAGCCTGAAGGCCGAGGAGCTCATCAGGGGACAGTACGCCGCTGTAGGGGCCGCCGGGAACGCGGCGCTCCCGGCCGCTGCGGCGGCCCTTCAGGCGGCTCAGGCGCGCGGCGTGACGGTGGGGGAGTGGCTGACGCGCACGCAGGAGCGCGCCGCGGACCTGCACCGCTACCGCGACGCATACCGTGCGTACGTGAGGCGCGTGACCGGCCCTCAGGACGTGCAGATCCGCCCCTTCCACCTGCTCGCCTCCCAGGGGCGCGTGCATGACGACCGGGACCACCTGTGGCACCTGACGACGCTGGGGCTCCTGGCGGACGCCGATCCGGTCCTCTTCGGGCGGACCGCGCACCGCGTCGTGACCCTCGGCACTCCTGACGAGGCGCAGGCCACGGCGTGGTGGGACACTCTGACCGCCGCAGGCGGCGAGGGCATGGTTGTCAAACCCTTGGACTTCCTCCCGGCCGGGCGGCGGGGACAGCCCGCCGTGAAGGTCCGGGGGCGTGAGTACCTGCGGATCATCTACGGCCCGGAGTACACCCGCCCCGAACACCTGACCCGCCTGAAGGCCCGCGCTCTGAACGCCAAGCGCGCCCGCGCCACCCGCGAATTCCACCTGGGCCTGGAGGGCCTGCACCGCTTCGCGGAGGGCGCCGCAGGCCGTGTGCACGAGTGCGTGCTGGGCGTCCTGGCGCTGGAAAGCGATCCGATTGATGTGCGGCTGTGA